In Mercurialis annua linkage group LG5, ddMerAnnu1.2, whole genome shotgun sequence, a single genomic region encodes these proteins:
- the LOC126682436 gene encoding uncharacterized protein LOC126682436 isoform X2: MENSSGDNTMKKKKKEVIRLERESVIPILKPRLIMTLANLIEQSSDRAEFLKLCKRIEYTVRAWYLLQFEDLMQLYSLFDPVTGAQKLQQQNLSPEEIDVLEQNFLTYLFQVMEKSNFKIASEEEIEVALSAQYLLNLPIKVDESKLDKELLKKYFAEHPHEDLPDFVDKYVIFRRGIGIDRTTDYFIMEKVDMLIARFWAYILRLTRVERLLRRRSSPRHKKDPKKNDEINSEAEQDDLCVERIRLENLELSVGNLLSSTTIQEPTFDRIIVLYRRASTKLKKERGVFVKHFKNIPMADMEIVLPEKKNPGLTPMDWVKFLVSTVVGLVALVSSLEMPNADLWVIFAVLSAVIGYFAKTYFTFQANLAAYQNLITQSMYDKQLDSGKGTLLHLCDDVIQQEVKEIIISFFILMEQGKATMQDLDLRCEELIQDEFGERCNFDVDDAVHKLEKLGIVARDSLGRYYCVGLKRANEIIGTTTEELVLKAKQGVIS; this comes from the exons ATGGAGAACAGTAGTGGCGATAAtacaatgaagaagaagaagaaggaagtAATTAGATTGGAAAGAGAATCTGTAATTCCTATTCTAAAACCTAGGCTCATTATGACCTTGGCCAACCTTATTG AACAGAGCTCAGACAGGGCCGAGTTTCTGAAGCTATGCAAAAGAATTGAGTATACAGTGAGAGCTTGGTACCTTCTTCAGTTTGAAGATTTAATG CAACTTTATTCGCTCTTTGACCCCGTAACCGGGGCTCAGAAATTGCAGCAGCAGAACCTGTCTCCTGAAGAAATTGATGTGCTTGAGCAGAATTTTCTTACTTACCTGTTTCAG GTAATGGAAAAGAGTAACTTTAAGATAGCTTCTGAAGAGGAGATTGAGGTTGCACTCTCAGCGCAATATCTTTTGAATCTTCCCATCAAAGTTGATGAATCCAAG CTTGACAAGGAGCTTTTGAAGAAGTACTTCGCAGAGCATCCTCATGAAGATCTTCCTGACTTTGTTGACAAG TATGTTATCTTTCGTCGTGGGATCGGAATTGATCGGACAACTGATTACTTTATCATGGAGAAAGTGGACATGCTGATAGCACGTTTTTGGGCATATATTTTAAGACTGACTCG GGTGGAGAGACTTTTGCGCAGAAGGTCGAGTCCGCGGCATAAAAAAGATCCAAAGAAGAATGATGAAATTAATTCTGAAGCAGAGCAAGATGATCTATGTGTTGAACGAATTCGTTTGGAAAATTTGGAACTAAG TGTCGGGAATTTGTTAAGCAGTACCACTATCCAAGAACCTACATTTGATCGGATTATAGTTCTCTACAG GCGAGCAAGTACCAAATTGAAGAAAGAACGAGGAGTGTTCGTAAAGCATTTCAAGAATATCCCAATGGCTGATATGGAAATAGTTCTT CCGGAAAAGAAAAATCCTGGTTTAACTCCTATGGACTGGGTCAAATTCCTGGTTTCGACTGTAGTTGGGCTG GTTGCTCTTGTAAGCTCACTTGAAATGCCTAATGCTGATCTGTGGGTCATCTTCGCTGTTCTGTCTGCAGTGATTGGTTACTTTGCCAAGACATATTTCAC GTTTCAGGCAAACTTAGCTGCATATCAGAACTTAATTACGCAGTCCATGTATGACAAACAGTTAGATAGTGGAAAGGGCACTCTTCTTCACCTCTGCGATGACGTGATTCAACAGGAA GTCAAAGAGATTATTAtctcattttttatattaatggaACAGGGCAAGGCTACCATGCAG GATTTGGATTTGCGGTGTGAGGAACTAATTCAAGATGAGTTTGGAGAGAGGTGTAACTTTGACGTGGATGATGCCGTTCATAAGTTAGAGAAGCTGGGCATTGTTGCTCGG GATTCTCTTGGACGATATTACTGTGTTGGCCTAAAACGCGCCAATGAGATAATAGGCACCACAACCGAAGAGCTCGTCCTCAAGGCAAAACAGGGCGTTATTTCTTGA
- the LOC126682436 gene encoding uncharacterized protein LOC126682436 isoform X1 — MENSSGDNTMKKKKKEVIRLERESVIPILKPRLIMTLANLIEQSSDRAEFLKLCKRIEYTVRAWYLLQFEDLMVFLTLQLYSLFDPVTGAQKLQQQNLSPEEIDVLEQNFLTYLFQVMEKSNFKIASEEEIEVALSAQYLLNLPIKVDESKLDKELLKKYFAEHPHEDLPDFVDKYVIFRRGIGIDRTTDYFIMEKVDMLIARFWAYILRLTRVERLLRRRSSPRHKKDPKKNDEINSEAEQDDLCVERIRLENLELSVGNLLSSTTIQEPTFDRIIVLYRRASTKLKKERGVFVKHFKNIPMADMEIVLPEKKNPGLTPMDWVKFLVSTVVGLVALVSSLEMPNADLWVIFAVLSAVIGYFAKTYFTFQANLAAYQNLITQSMYDKQLDSGKGTLLHLCDDVIQQEVKEIIISFFILMEQGKATMQDLDLRCEELIQDEFGERCNFDVDDAVHKLEKLGIVARDSLGRYYCVGLKRANEIIGTTTEELVLKAKQGVIS, encoded by the exons ATGGAGAACAGTAGTGGCGATAAtacaatgaagaagaagaagaaggaagtAATTAGATTGGAAAGAGAATCTGTAATTCCTATTCTAAAACCTAGGCTCATTATGACCTTGGCCAACCTTATTG AACAGAGCTCAGACAGGGCCGAGTTTCTGAAGCTATGCAAAAGAATTGAGTATACAGTGAGAGCTTGGTACCTTCTTCAGTTTGAAGATTTAATGGTATTTCTTACCCTG CAACTTTATTCGCTCTTTGACCCCGTAACCGGGGCTCAGAAATTGCAGCAGCAGAACCTGTCTCCTGAAGAAATTGATGTGCTTGAGCAGAATTTTCTTACTTACCTGTTTCAG GTAATGGAAAAGAGTAACTTTAAGATAGCTTCTGAAGAGGAGATTGAGGTTGCACTCTCAGCGCAATATCTTTTGAATCTTCCCATCAAAGTTGATGAATCCAAG CTTGACAAGGAGCTTTTGAAGAAGTACTTCGCAGAGCATCCTCATGAAGATCTTCCTGACTTTGTTGACAAG TATGTTATCTTTCGTCGTGGGATCGGAATTGATCGGACAACTGATTACTTTATCATGGAGAAAGTGGACATGCTGATAGCACGTTTTTGGGCATATATTTTAAGACTGACTCG GGTGGAGAGACTTTTGCGCAGAAGGTCGAGTCCGCGGCATAAAAAAGATCCAAAGAAGAATGATGAAATTAATTCTGAAGCAGAGCAAGATGATCTATGTGTTGAACGAATTCGTTTGGAAAATTTGGAACTAAG TGTCGGGAATTTGTTAAGCAGTACCACTATCCAAGAACCTACATTTGATCGGATTATAGTTCTCTACAG GCGAGCAAGTACCAAATTGAAGAAAGAACGAGGAGTGTTCGTAAAGCATTTCAAGAATATCCCAATGGCTGATATGGAAATAGTTCTT CCGGAAAAGAAAAATCCTGGTTTAACTCCTATGGACTGGGTCAAATTCCTGGTTTCGACTGTAGTTGGGCTG GTTGCTCTTGTAAGCTCACTTGAAATGCCTAATGCTGATCTGTGGGTCATCTTCGCTGTTCTGTCTGCAGTGATTGGTTACTTTGCCAAGACATATTTCAC GTTTCAGGCAAACTTAGCTGCATATCAGAACTTAATTACGCAGTCCATGTATGACAAACAGTTAGATAGTGGAAAGGGCACTCTTCTTCACCTCTGCGATGACGTGATTCAACAGGAA GTCAAAGAGATTATTAtctcattttttatattaatggaACAGGGCAAGGCTACCATGCAG GATTTGGATTTGCGGTGTGAGGAACTAATTCAAGATGAGTTTGGAGAGAGGTGTAACTTTGACGTGGATGATGCCGTTCATAAGTTAGAGAAGCTGGGCATTGTTGCTCGG GATTCTCTTGGACGATATTACTGTGTTGGCCTAAAACGCGCCAATGAGATAATAGGCACCACAACCGAAGAGCTCGTCCTCAAGGCAAAACAGGGCGTTATTTCTTGA
- the LOC126682438 gene encoding uncharacterized protein LOC126682438, giving the protein MGKKEKEIIQLERETVIPILKSQLILTFTSLLGDASDRAEFVKFCRRAEYMIRAWYHLQFEDLMQLYSLFDPESGAQKLEQKKLSSGEIDILEQNFLTRLFQVIYKSNFKMATDEEIDVASGKYLLNLPIVVDDSKLDKELLSRYFAEHSNVMRPSYADKYVIFRRGIGIDHMTDYFIMEKVNILITRFWAFLSSLIRLGTLWTRRSNVWKKNDLKNNDVIKAKAHQDYLTVERFRLENMEISIRNLLSKARIQEPTFERIIVVYRRASTKTKQERGIYVKQFKKIPMADMEIVLPEKKNPGLTPLDWVRFLASAVVGLVAVISSIDVHKADPWVIFAFLSPVIGYCAKIYISYQQSLAAYQTIITKFVYDKQLDSGRGSLLHLCDNVIQQEVKEVIVSFFTLMEKGKATMKDLDKHCEQLIEKEFGETCNFDVDDAVEKLKKLGIVTEDTDGQYSCVALKQANDIIGTTTEELVLAKQEIAHS; this is encoded by the exons ATGGGGAAAAAGGAGAAAGAAATCATCCAATTGGAAAGAGAGACTGTGATTCCCATTCTCAAATCACAACTCATTCTCACTTTCACCAGTCTCTTag GAGATGCTTCTGATAGGGCTGAGTTTGTAAAGTTCTGCAGAAGAGCTGAATACATGATTCGAGCTTGGTACCATTTGCAGTTTGAAGATTTGATG CAACTTTACTCACTCTTTGACCCTGAATCTGGGGCTCAGAAATTGGAGCAGAAAAAATTATCTTCTGGAGAAATTGATATACTTGAACAGAATTTTCTAACTCGCTTGTTTCAG GTTATATACAAAAGCAACTTCAAAATGGCAACTGATGAGGAGATTGATGTTGCTTCAGGGAAGTATCTTTTAAATCTTCCCATCGTAGTTGATGATTCCAAG CTCGACAAAGAACTTCTGAGCAGGTACTTTGCTGAGCACAGCAATGTAATGCGTCCCAGCTATGCTGATAAG TATGTCATATTTCGACGAGGAATCGGAATTGATCATATGACTGATTATTTTATCATGGAAAAAGTGAACATTCTCATTACACGCTTTTGGGCATTTCTCTCAAGCCTGATTAG GCTAGGAACTCTTTGGACGAGAAGATCAAATGTGTGGAAAAAGAACGATCTAAAGAATAATGATGTGATTAAAGCCAAAGCACATCAGGACTATCTGACTGTCGAAAGATTTCGTCTAGAAAATATGGAAATAAG TATCCGAAATTTGCTGAGCAAGGCTAGAATACAAGAGCCCACATTCGAAAGGATAATTGTTGTTTACAG GCGAGCAAGTACCAAAACAAAACAGGAACGCGGAATATATGTGAAGCAATTCAAGAAAATTCCAATGGCTGATATGGAAATAGTTCTT CCAGAAAAGAAGAATCCTGGGTTAACTCCATTGGACTGGGTGCGATTCTTGGCTTCTGCTGTAGTTGGGCTG GTTGCTGTAATTAGTTCGATTGATGTGCATAAGGCTGATCCTTGGGTCATTTTTGCTTTCCTTTCTCCAGTGATTGGTTACTGTGCTAAGATATACATCTC GTATCAACAGAGCTTGGCTGCATATCAGacaataattacaaaatttgtGTATGACAAACAACTGGATAGTGGAAGGGGCTCACTCCTTCACCTGTGTGATAATGTCATTCAACAGGAA GTTAAAGAAgtaattgtttctttttttacATTGATGGAAAAAGGCAAAGCTACTATGAAG GACTTGGATAAGCATTGTGAACAACTAATTGAAAAAGAGTTTGGAGAGACATGTAACTTTGATGTGGATGATGCAG